TCCTCACCACCACGGCGGGGAGGGGGCACCCAGCGGGGGAAGCAGCGGCCTTCTgccaggggaggggtgtggagacGTTAGGGGAGCAGTGGCGCCCGCCCCCAGCCTGAGCGGCCGGACTGTCGGGTGCCGCAGAGCCCCGGGGATCAGGGTGCCCAGCGCGGACACAGCTGTGTGGACAACAGCTGGGAAGAGATACCACTTCCCTCTGGTCCCAGAAACACTTGCCTtgtggagccccacgtcagaaaCAGAGAGGCCTGGTGTGTGTGTCCGcgtgtgtgtaagagagaaagaaaaagcaaatgaaccaAGCTGTCTGACAGGAGGAAACACTTCCTTCAGGGTTTCCGAATGCCAcctgcctgcttccttcctgttctttccACTTCTAGAACCTTTCCTGGCGGGTGAGCCCCTTACTGCATCTCCCTGGCTGAGGAACCACCCCTCGGCCTTCGCCGTGGCTGCCACGACCTCCTTAGGGTAAAGCACGACCCTACTCGGGCCGACCCGGCAGGTGCGTGCGGCCAGGTGGCCCCGGGGGGCCTGACCGCACACGCAGCCCTGGGGGCCGCGGGAAGGAGTGAGGCAGAGCACCCGGGCGGGCAGGAATCTGCCTCCACCTCCACGCAGGCCTGCAGGACTGCCGAGAGGAACAGACTTTTCCTGCTggtgctgctccctctgcccccacctcgcCCGTCAGTCAGTCCCCGGAGCGAGGAAGGGCGGGTCACGGGCTCTGCCGACTGCGGACTCCATCTGCAGTCCCACCGAGCTGCTGGCTGGCCAACGCCTCCGTCCTTGGGTGCTTGTTTCTGACACCCCAGAAAGAGGACGGAGTCTCTGATTCCCAGGTGAAAGACAGGACGGACATAGAATGTTTTCAGGGACTCAACTGGGTAAGTTCAGGGAGTCCTCGGGGCCAGCCTCCTGCCCCCGCGGCGGAAGCTCCTGGTGCCAGAAGCCCTGCTGGGGTCGACGCCGTCCTCTGCGGGAGCAGTGGGAACCCGGAGGCTTGAGTGGGGTCCGTTCAGAGCGTCCCTGCGCCCCAgaggccccccaccccgccccagacGCTCCTGGACGTGCTCCTGCAGCCAGGCCTGGGGGACGCCTCACAGCACAGACAGCCGCAGGGCTCCCCGTTCCCGGCACACGTGGCTCACGGCACAGACAGAGCCCTTCCCGGGTCGTGTGCAACCAGTGATAAAAACCCATACTGCGTAAGAGCAAAGGGAGTCGTGGCCACTGGCTGCCCCCCTGTAAGCCCACCCAGGGGACTCTAGGGGCCCAGGCTGGAAAGCAGTGACATGTACCGCTGCCATGCAGGAGAATTTTGTGgattttattcaggttttcttgTTGTGGTAAAATGCCCAGaaaatttaccatcttcaccGTCTTTTGGTGCAGGAGGGAGTGGACTCCTGATTGTGCCACTGTCGTCACCACACCCCTGCTCTTTTCCTCTGGAAAAACTAAAACTCCGTCCCCGTGAAGCCCTAAGCCGCCTGCCCCAGCACCCCCTCCTGGCTGTCTGTGTGACTTGGactctcctccaccccctcctggCTGTCTGTGTGACTTGGACTCTCCTCCAAGGGCTTCATCCACGTGGTACCTGccatctctgtctttctgtgaCGGGCTCGTTGCCCAGAGCACAGGGTCCTCCAGGCTCAGCCGCGGTGTAACAGGTGTCAGAATGGCCGTCCTTGTACAGGCTGagggcttgtccctctcctggcTGCAGCACAGGTCAGGGTGCTTCCActctttggctattgtgaacaatgacACAAGGAACATTTCCCTAATTATTAGTGATGTTGCGTGCTTTGTGGCCATTGGTGTGTCCTGTTTGGAGAAGTGTATTTCCCAACCCTTTGCCTTTTGTTGTTCCTGCCGTAGCCACGGCTGTGTCTTTCCGAGTCTGGAGTGCTCACCGTGACACATGGAACTGCCGCAGCTGTGCTTTTCATTGAGCAACAGTCGACATACGTTTTATTAGTTCAGTTATACAGCTGGTGCACCATATGTGCATACTAGGTATACAAGAGTTCTTTGGTATTTGTACAGATTACAAACTTTGCTTATTCCTGAATTGGGACCCTGTGACTGAGTTTTAGGAGTTTTCTGTATTCTGGATATAGATCCTGGTCACACGTGCGATTTGCAAACGTTACCTCCCATTCTGCAGGTTACCTTTTTTTACTCTGTTAATCGCACTTTCGatgcacagaattttaaaaatttttgtggtGTTCAGTTTGTCTTCTTACTCTTGTTACATGTGCCTTTGGTGTCGCATTCAGGAAACCACCGCCAAATCCAGTGTCCTGAAgcttttctgtgcattttctctTGAGTTTCAGAGTTCCAGGTCCTACATTTAGGTTGAGAGTTTCGATCCATTTTGAGCTAAGTTTCGTGTGTGGCATCAAGTGGGCGTCCAACTTCACTTTTTGCCTGGGGATACCCAGTTTTCCTGGCACTGTTAATTGAGAAGGTGCTCCTCTCCCCGCTGACCACAGCCGTGAGGGCTTCCCTGTGGGCTCTCCGTCCCCTTCCACTGGCGAGTCTGGCTCTACCCCGAGGGTCTGCTGTGTTGATTAACAGAGATTCGTGGTTAGTTCTAAAACCAGGAAGTGTAAGTCCTCCAGTGTTTCTCTTCATCTAGGGAATTATTTTGCCTGTTTTGAGTTTTCTCGAGATTCAGTATGAATTTTAGGGTGGGTTTTActgtttctacaaaaaaaaaaaaaaagtcattggatTTTGATGAGGTTCCCCTGAATCTGCAGGCAATTAGGGTAGTCCTGATGCAGAGCCATGTAAGTCTCCAATCTCGGGCCATAGGATGTTTCCACTTATtcatgtcttaatttctttcagctcTGCTCTGTAGCTCTCCTGGCACAAGCCTTCACCTCCTTGCTTGAGTTCATTCCTGAGTCTTCTGTTCTTTTTGGTGATAtcttaaatggaattatttttgtgatttctttttcagataattctgTTCCTAGTGTGTCGGCTTTGTACCCTGCTGCTCTGCAGAATTCATTTATTGGATCTAACACCTTTTTTATGGGGTCTTTAGCATTTTCTACATGTAAGATCATATCACCTACAAACAGAAATgatgattttacttcttcctttccagtttcaatgtgttttatttcttttccttgcctaatGGCTCTGGCTAGGaattccagtactgtgttgagtAGATGTCATAAAAGGAAGAGTCTGTGTCTTCTTTCTGCTCGTAGAGGAGAAGCTTTTTTTCACCATCGAGTATTGTGTTTGCTACATATGTTTCATACGTAGATGTAGATTTTTAATGTGGAGATAGTTTCCTTCTACTCctattttgttgagtgtttttataatgaaagggtgttgtattttgtcaaatgctttttctgcatcaattgagatggtCGTGTGTTTTTCCCTTCATATTGTTGATGTGGTGTGTCACCTTGATTTTCACATTTAGAACCATCCTTGCTTTCCGGGGGGACATCCCACTTGGTCACATCCTTTTAATATACAGCTAAAcgctaagtattttttttttaaagattttatttatttatttgacagagagaaatcacaagtagatggagaggcaggcagagagagagagagagggaagcaggctccctgccaagcagaaagcccgatgtgggactcgatcccaggaccctgagatcatgacctgagccgaaggcagcggcttaacccactgagccacccaggcgccccttcgctaagtattttgttgagtatttatGCATCAGTGATCAAAGGAATATTGGTCTGTGGCGTTTTCTCCCTTgtgggatctttgtctggctttgggatccgggtaatgctggccttagaATTAATTAGAAAGTGCTCTCTCTTCCTTGAATTTTTGGAAAAGTCTGGGAaggattggtattatttcttctttaaatgtttggttaaaTTCACAGTGAAGCCCTCAGTCTAGGGTTGTTCTTTGTTAAGAGACTACTGATCACGGATTCAATCTCCTCACTAGTCACAGAGCTATCCAGTTTTTCACTTCTTCGTGAATAGGTGGTGGTAGGTTTTGTGCTTCtaaaaatttgtccatttcatctagattatcCAATTTATTGGCATGCAGCTATACATAGTGCTTtcttaaaatccattttatttgtgTAGAAATGGTAGTGATGtccccacttttatttttgatattattaacttgcgtcttctctttttcttagttcATTTAGTTAAAGGTTTGTCAATACTGTTGATCTTTTTTGAAGAACCAACTTTTTGTGtcactgatttttctctactgcttttctgttctgttcttcatATATCTCTGGCCTAATCTTCACTATCCCCTTCCTTATGGGAGCTTTTACTTtagtttgttcttatttttctagttccttaagttgTAAAGTTGGGTTGTTGATTTGATCTTTCTTGGTTTTAATGCAAGCACGTATCACTGTAAATTTCcttcttaggactgcttttgctccATTCcctaagttttggtatgttgtgattttgtttcattcatctttcagtattttctgatttccctgtGACCGCTTCTTTGATCCACTCATGACAAAGTTGTGTTCggttctcacattttattttttttttttaagattttatttatttatttgacagagatcacagtaggcagagaggcaggcagagagagaggaagggaagcaggccccctgctgagcagagagcccgatgcgggactcgatcccaggaccctgagatcatgacctgagccgaaggcagcggcttaacccactgagccacccaggcgccccggttctCACATTTTAGAGAATTTTCCAGTTCTGCTCATGCTCCTTATCTCTACCTCATCATGTTGTGGACCAAGAAGATACTTTGCATATAAGATATCTAGCTGTTAACGTCTGTTGAGGCTTAATTTGTGGCCTAACATTCGGTCTATTTTGGAGCATGTCCCATGTGCCCTTGAGAAGATCACGCGTGCTCGTCTGGCTGCGTGCACTGTTCTGTATTTCTCTACTAAATCTACTTGGCTTTACTGTGTGAAGCCCTCCTTCTGCCGACTTCTCTTGTCTGGTCTTTCTCTCCATTCCTGGGAGAGGAGTACTAAAGTCCCAGCTGTTACTGTAGAACCATTTCTGCCTCCAGTTCTGACAGGTTCTCCTTCGTATATTTTAATGGTCTGTCACTAGGTGTGTCAATGTTTGTAACTGTTCGATCTTGCTCTGTTGAACACTTTGTTAATCTATAATTCCTTTGTTTCTTGTCTCACGTGAGGGTTTGTTTGGAGTCTGTTTCGTCTGGCGCTAGCGGAGCCGGCTGTCGTTGGCGTGGAGCCTCTTTCCATCTGTCACTTTCCACCTGCCTGTGTCATTGGGTCAGAGGTGAGCCTCTGGTTGATAGCATATTGTTGGCTCCTGTGTTTTTACTCATTCTGCCAATCTGTTCTTTGATTTGAGAGTAAAATTCATTTACATATAAAGTAACTGCTGATAAGAAGGGACTGACTTCTGTCCCTGTGCCTTTTGGTCTCTATATGCCCTGCAGCTTTTTTGTCCCTGAGTGACtgcatttctctcttctttcccgtTAAATCTTCTGCAGTGTTAAGTCCCTTCCtaatctccttcctctctgttctgTAACTGTTTTCTGGTTACCAAGGGGATTCCATCTCACTTCCCATGGAAATAACatttgaatattaatttataaCAGCAGAACTtcagtaacaaaataaaacagttctACCCCTTCTCTTTGAGTTGTTGGTGTCCCAgaattacatctttatacattgtgtGACCAAGAACATAAACTGATAATTCTGGTAAATGCGTGAGTCTTTGACATTATGTAGAAGACAAGATTTGAAGTCACAAACCAAAGTCACAGTAATGCCAGCTTTGAGACGATGTTTCTCCTTAAATGTGTGAGACTCGAAGtcatggagaaggaaggagggcagACTGGCCGGTTATTAGTGCAGAGAAACAAATAGATTCCTGCATATTAGTTTTGTTCCTTGCACTTTTATTGacttcatttattctaatagttttttggtggggtcttttgggttttctatatatatgatCTTGTGATCTGCAAACTGTGACCGTTTTACGTCTTGCTTCACTACTTGGATGTCCCTTACTTCATCTTCTCGTCCGAATGCTCCATCTGGGGCTTCCAGTACCGTGTTGAATGAAACTGGTAACTGGACATCCTTGACTTGTCTCCTACCTTACAGGGAAAGTGAAAATGGGACGTGAGCTGTGGGTTGTCATATCTAACCTTCATTAGCTTAAGGTATATCCCCTCTCCGCCCACTTggttgagtttttatcataagcagaagttgaattttgtcagatgctctTTCTGCATCCATTAAGGTGATCATATGGCTTTTCTCCTTCATGTTGTTAATGCGGCCATCACACggattgatttgcagatactgAACCTTCCATGCATCCCTGAAACAAAACTTGATCCTTTtcatgtattgttgaatttggtttgctaatattttgttgaagactcTCACATCTATGTTCGTCAGAGACATCTGTctctaatatttttgtttgtagtgtctttgattttggtattagggtaatgctggcctcaagaatgaattttgaagttttccttccttttccgtTTTTTGGAAGAGATTGCAAAGGACAGGTATTCACTCTTCCTTAAATGcttagtagaattcacctgtgccatctggtcctggacttacCTGTTTGTCAGGAGTTTGGTCatcaattcaatttcattactagtaatctttctgttcagattttctatttcttcctgattcagtcttagaagattacatgtttctaggaatttatccatttcttctaggttttccaatttgttgaaatataatttttcataacaatCTCTTATAATCTTCTGgatttctgtgatgtcagtttTAAATTCTCTCATTTACGATATTATGtatttgagtctctttttttcttgaagagtTTGACTAAAGGTTTGTCGATTTTGTTTATCTTATCAAAGAACCAGATCAtagtttattgatcttttctattgtctttttggtgtctaattcatttattttcactctgatctttattacttccttccttatactaactttgggcttttttttaatagttcttttggttttgggtggtttttttttgttttgttttgttttgttttgttttttggtgtacatttagattatttgagacttttcttgtttcttgaggtagggaCTTCCCACATAGAACTGCgggaacaggggcgcctgagtggctcagtgggttaaagcctctgcctttggctcaggtcatggtctcagggtcctgggatcgagccccgcatcgggctctctgctcagtggggagcctgcttcctccctctccctctgcctgcctctgcctgcttgtgatctctgtctgtcagacaTTTCTCATTAGACCAGTTTAGTGATTAGGAACTCTTACTTCTcctttgtctgggaaactctctctctcctttagttctgaatgataaccttgctggatgGAGTATTCTTGttgtaggtttcttttttttccctttcagcactctTACTCTGTCATGTTACTCCCTTCTGACCTACAAAGTTTCTGCAGAAATATCCCTTGTATGTAGCCAGTAGTTTTTCTCTTGCTActattaagattctctcttcaaCACTGTCATTTTAATTATCACATGTCCTGGTGTGCACCTCCTTGGGCCCATCTTGTCTGGGGCTCCCTGTGCTTTCTGGACCTGGATCTCTTTCCTTCCTAATTAGGGAAGTGTTTTGTACTATTTCTTCAGATAGGTTTTCCGTCCCTTTCTCTAGCTCCTCTCCCTCTAAGACCCCATACTGTGAATTTTAACGTTGTTGCAGAGGTCCCTTAACCAGTCttatctttgtttgtttatttatttaaaattatttttattaacatataatgtattatttgtcccaggggtacaggtccatgaaccatcaggcttacacatttcacagcactcaccatagtacataccctccccaatgtccatcacccagccaccctatcccaaccctctccagcaaccctgtttgttttatgagattaagaatcttttatggtttatctccctcccgatcccatcttgtttaattttttcttccctaccctccatgacccttcctgatatgaggaatctgagaggcccCGCCGGCCTcccagattcctcatatcagagagatcatatgacagttgtctttctctgacttatttcgctcagcataataccttctaattccatccacgttgttgaaaatggcaagatttcatttcttttgatggctgcatagtattccattgtgtatatggatcacattttttttatttttattatttttaattttttttatttttttatcttttatcttttattttttacttatctttGACCAGTCTCATCTTCCAGTTCTTTATTCTTGTTGTTTTTCAGCATGGGTACTTTCCATGTCTGTCTTCCAGACCAGTGAACCattctgcatcctctaatctcATTCATTTTCTGTGATATCATTTTCATTATACTTTTCATATTCATTATATGATGTAATTTTCTATCTCATTATTGAAGTTCTCAGAGCTTATCCACTCTTCTTTAAAGtctagtgagtatctttatgacaattactttgaattctttatcaggcaggTTCTTTATCGccatttctttaggtctttttctttttctttttttttaagattttatttatttatttgacagaaatcacaagcaggcggagaggcaggcagagagagagagagaggaggaagcaggctccccgcagagagcccgatgcagggctcgatcccagaactctgggatcatgacctgagccaaaggcagaggctttaaccggctgagccacccagacgcccctctttaGGTCTTTTTCTAAGGCTTTGTCtgattctgtgtttatttctatgtGTTGGGGTCCACCAGCTACATCTTCTGGTCTTGAAAGTAGTAGCCTCACATAAAATGCATCCTTTAGGGCCACAGTCCCCTCTGGTCACCAGAACCATGTGCTTCAAGGCTGTCCCCCGTGTGGCCTGCGTACCCCCTCCTGTTTCGATGGGGCCCTGACTGCTGGGAGTCTGCTGGTAGGTGGAGCTGAACCCCCTCCTTGGGGCAAGAGTCCCTCTGGAGGGCTGTCAGTTCCAGCTGGTGACTCCCCCTGAGGTGTAGCAGGTGGGGGCTgcttggtggggcaggggggcctGCCAGGGCAGAGGAGACAGAGCCGGCAGGTTAGACGGAGAGTGCTGGAAGTGGTGCCTGGCAAGCCATGTGGAAGGAGGCAAGCACAGTGGGGCCCGTCAGCACGTCCGTTCCCAGAGCAAGCACCCGCAGATCCCCGCCCCTGCGGTACATGCCCTAGAACTCGTCCATGAAGCTCCTTCATGTGTGCTCCAtgcacttttcaaactgctgtctCTGCGCTGGCACCCAGTGACCTAGGGCACTAACCCTTTCAGGGCAGTGGCTCGGCATCCTCTAGCTCTTGTTCTCCTGGAATGAGGCCCCACTTGTTTTCAAAGCTCCCAGGGCAGGGTTAAGCCTCGCTGGTTTTCAGAGCTGGGCATTATGGGGCCTTCCTTCCTAGTGCAGGTCCCTAGTGCCAGGGGTGCCCCTGGGGCTTGATGCCCTCCGTCCTCAGAGACGAACCCTTCCGCCATGCTCTTCCTCACATTGGTGGGTCACGTGCCAGGAATCGGTTTCCTGGTCTGCCCTTCTTGGTGTGTCTTCTTCCTTCCGTCCTTGGCTATGGAAGAGCCCTTCTGTCAGCCTCCAGTGGTTCTCAGGGTGAGTCGCCGTCTGTGTGGTGGATGCTCTGGTGTGTCCCTGGGAGGaggtgagctcagggtcctcctactctacCGTCTTACCCCATTGTCCCAGGGCATTTGTGTTAGAATCTGTCTAGTAGATCTGACTCAGGTCTTTTTCAGGGACCGATTCTGTtgacttctccttttcctttcagtgGGCCAGACTCTCCTGTTGCCTTGTGTGTCCTGTGATTTCTTGGCTGACTGACCACTGGACGTTCAAGTCTCATGATGTGGtgactctggaaatcagattctcccccttccccagggttTGCTGTTTTGCTCTCGAAGTTCTCTGGATTGTCGGTGGGCTGTCTCTGTGCCGAGAACCAGCCTGAGGTGTAAGCTGCTGTCTCCTCGGGTCTCGTCTGAGCCTTTCCGTGGGCACGCACAGTCCCTCCTGATTCCCACCTGTGCAGCTGTTTCTGAATGTCCTAATGTGTGGCTCCCAAAAGGGGGCCAAGGGGGCCCTTGCCCTTTCAATGCCCTTGGCGtcgctggagctggagctggaggggTGACAGCGATGGCCGCCAGGCTCGGTGTCGGCACCTGTGTGATGGGAAGCCACCGTCCGTGTCAGAGCGTAGACCCTGCTACTGGGAGGACAGGTCCTTGCCCACCTGGCGTCTGCAGGCTGTTCCAGAAATACGTGCACAGCTGCCTGCGGCGTGGCTGGGTGGCTGCGACCGTGCTGAGAGCTCGGAGAGACCCACACTGACGACTTCCCCTGGACAGTTGCAGGCCTTCGGCAGACCCCACAGTCCCCAAAGAGTCCCATCAGACAGTCTGCCCCTGGGGTCGTTGCCTGGGTGGGGAGAGATTCCtggtgctccctgctctgccctcttCCCAGCATCCAATCGGGCACCTTTAAGCTTCCATCTATTGTCAGTTCTCCTGACTGCAGTTTCTTATTTCTGCTTCTAAGCCTTTCAGtcattttgttggtttcctgTGGGTGGTTTTGGAGAGTTCCAGAGAGCTAACTGTAGGGAGGCGATGGGACTTGAACCCTTGGGGCCAGCTCAGCAGATGCCAGGATTATTTGTGGACTCCGTGAAACAACTCAAAACATGACCCCAGCGTACCATCCTGGAGGTTGAGGCTTCCCCAAAAAGTGAGGTTTGGTGACACAAACTGGCACCCCGTAGGCAGGGGTTGAGCACCGCAGGGAGTTAGCAGACGGGACCGGATTGTGGCACGCTCCGCTCAGCGCTCGGCGGGGCCACAAGGCCGGTGCGGGAGCCGCCGTCGGGTCCGCGGCGGAGGCCGGCCCTGCCGGGCACAGGCGGCCCCTGCGCGCAGGCGTCGCGGTGGCCCTGGGGGCTTCCCCACCCCTGTGGCCCCGTCCTGACCGCCCCGTCCGCCGTTGCAGAGGAGGCCGAGCACGGCAGCTTCGGGGCTGGCTCGCTGTCCCGCAGGAGGAAGGCGCTGGCGCTGCGCGAGGACGGCCCCCGCCGGCGCGCGCACCTGCACATCGGCCTGCCGCACGACTTCCGCCCCGTGTCGTCCATCATCGACGTGGACATCCTGCCCGAGACGCACCGCCGCGTGAGGCTGTACCGGCACGGCTGCCAGAAGCCGCTGGGCTTCTACATCCGCGACGGCACGAGCGTGCGCGTCGCCCCGCAGGGGCTGGAGAAGGTGCCGGGCATCTTCATCTCGCGCATGGTGCCGGGCGGCCTGGCCGAGAGCACGGGGCTGCTGGCCGTGGACGACGAGGTCCTGGAGGTGAACGGCATCGAGGTGGCCGGGAAGACGCTGGACCAGGTCACGGACATGATGATCGCCAACAGCCACAACCTCATCGTCACGGTCAAGCCGGCCAACCAGCGCAACAACGTGGTGCGCGGCAGCCGCGCGTCGGGCAGCTCGGGCCGCTCATCGGACAGCGCGGCCAGCCGCCACAGCCTGCCCGCCACCCCCGCGCTGCTGCCCCTGCAGCCGGACGACGCCGACAGCGACGACGAGCCCGACGTGGTGCTCGAGGGCGTCCTGGAGCCGCCGCGGCCGGCGCCCCGGCCCCCGGTCAACGGCGCAGGCCCGGCGTCCGCGCGGGACGGCCCCGCGCACCGGCTGCTCAGCTCCCTGCGCGCCGACCCGCGCCACAGCCTGGCGCTGCCGCTGCCCCCGGGCGCCGTGGAGGAGCATGGCCCGGCCGTGACGCTGTAGGCCCCGGACGGGCTCGGGGCGCGCGCGGCCGCTGTGCTCCAGGGGCGGGATCCGGACCCGACCGCAGGCCGCGGCGCTTCTCCCGCAGCCGGCGCGGCCCCAACCCCTGCAGAGAACCGACAAAGGCTGTTTTCCTGCGGTTTCTCCGCAGACCACGGGAGGCCAGAGGCGGGGCCCGGCTCCCCTGGCCGCACGCAGGAGGGATTTCAGCGGAAGCTGTCGAGCGACTTTCATAAATGAAGCTTTAAAATgaccttttttaaagaagagtaaatCCGCGGTTTCCGTGTGACTCTGCAGACACAGCCCGG
This DNA window, taken from Mustela erminea isolate mMusErm1 chromosome 13, mMusErm1.Pri, whole genome shotgun sequence, encodes the following:
- the LOC116572486 gene encoding uncharacterized protein LOC116572486; the protein is MCHGEHSRLGKTQPWLRQEQQKAKGWEIHFSKQDTPMATKHATSLIIREMFLVSLFTIAKEWKHPDLCCSQERDKPSACTRTAILTPVTPRLSLEDPVLWATSPSQKDRDGRYHVDEALGGESKSHRQPGGGAGAGGLGLHGDGVLVFPEEKSRGVVTTVAQSGVHSLLHQKTVKMVNFLGILPQQENLNKIHKILLHGSGTCHCFPAWAPRVPWVGLQGGSQWPRLPLLLRSMGFYHWLHTTREGLCLCREPRVPGTGSPAAVCAVRRPPGLAAGARPGASGAGWGASGAQGRSERTPLKPPGSHCSRRGRRRPQQGFWHQELPPRGQEAGPEDSLNLPS
- the PARD6G gene encoding partitioning defective 6 homolog gamma, with the protein product TPPACPAALASHILHPAPPAPHLLDTGWGLCDALSVQRGPPASSTSQSCQVSCTVTLSSGAARPALTVRTCRQPFFGLFGAEFRRFSLDRHKPGKFEDFYKLVVHTHHISNTDVTIGYADVHGDLLPINNDDNFCKAVSSANPLLRVFIQKREEAEHGSFGAGSLSRRRKALALREDGPRRRAHLHIGLPHDFRPVSSIIDVDILPETHRRVRLYRHGCQKPLGFYIRDGTSVRVAPQGLEKVPGIFISRMVPGGLAESTGLLAVDDEVLEVNGIEVAGKTLDQVTDMMIANSHNLIVTVKPANQRNNVVRGSRASGSSGRSSDSAASRHSLPATPALLPLQPDDADSDDEPDVVLEGVLEPPRPAPRPPVNGAGPASARDGPAHRLLSSLRADPRHSLALPLPPGAVEEHGPAVTL